Below is a genomic region from Erythrobacter aureus.
ATAGGCCTCGGCCGGCGCCATGGCATTCTGGACAGCGAGGTCGACCTCGCGAGAAGTGAGCTTCTCACTCGCATCCATGCGGGAGACAATGGCTTCGAAGGCAGTTTTGGCTTCGATGTATTGCCCTTTGTCGTAGGTCTGCACCATCTGCGAGAGAATGGAGGTCGAACTGCCGAGAAGCAGGAGGTAGGCGTCCCGGTGGCGCTGAGCTTCCGCCTCGGCTTTTCGTGCGCCTTCAAGCTGTATCTTGAAGTCCTTGATGGCGAGTTCGAGGTCGTTCGTCGCAAGCGATCGACTGATGTCAGCAATTTCATCGGCAGTCGCTTGGCGGCGGTTTCGTGTGCTGGCGAGGATTGCTTCGAGCTGGCTGAGTTCCTGCCGTTTGGCTTCGAGCTGCTTGTTCAGGTTGGAGAGATGCCTCTCGAGACGGTCGCGCTCTGCCTTGCGCTCGACCCAGCGCATGCTCTTTTGCTCCAGCGCGCTGTCGATGAGCGAGCGGTACTCGTTGATGACGTCGAGAACGACGCCGCGTTGCTCTTCGAGCTGCTCGATCTTTTCTTGAAAGCCGCGCCAGGTGGCGACCGATGTGCGAAGCGCCTCGATGTCGATCTTGTCATCGTCGAGAAGGTAGTTGCGCACGAACTGGTTGGCGCTTTCCATCTCCTTGAAGCGCAGCGCGCTCTTGATGGAGGAGAGGAACCGTTTCGGCTCGGCCTTGTAGTGCTTGCCGCGGAGCGCATCGAGGACGTGCTTGGTGAAGTTGGTGGGCCGGTTGCCATGATTTTCGAAACCGGGGACACGCTTGAGCTTCACGAGGAGGTCCTCGTGATCAAGCGGATAAGGTCCGTCAGGACCGCGAGCGACGAAGTCTTCGGCGCGCAGTGACTGGCCAGGAGCGATGAACGCGCAAAGGATATCTTCCGAGGAGTCCTGCTCGCGCGCGCTCAGGCCAAGTCCGATAGTCCAGCATCGCTTGTCATGCTCACGCTCGAATACGAGGGCGAGATAGGTGATGCTTTCGGGGCGCAGCTGGTCGTTCTGGATCTTGCCGAGGCAGTAGTCACGAACCGAACGCTTCTCGTCGGCCTTGCGAGGGCCGGCGTTCTGGTTGCTGCTGGCATTGAGCGAGAGGTGGTTCTTGTTGTTGCCGGTGATGATTACCTGGATGGCATCGAGAATGGAGGATTTACCCGCGCCGTTCGGACCGACGAGGCCAATCGAGCCGCGGACATCGATGTCCTGCATCCCGAAAGTGTACCAGTTGACGAAGACGATGCGCGAAAGGGAGATCATTCGGGAAGTTCCTCGGTGGGTTCGGCTTCGGGCAGTTGTTCAGGAATAGCGCTGTCATTTTCGGCGACTGGCTCGTCTTCTGCGGCAACCGTCAAGCTTTCCTTGTCAGTTGCCCGCTCCTCGCGGTCAGTCGAGGTAAGGACCTCTGCTGGGCTTTGAGCTGCGATGAAGTCTTCGATGCGGGTGAGGTAGCCCTCGCCCGTGATCTCGCGGATCGAAGGCCGCACGATAATGCTGACGCCGCTCTCCTCGGGGAACTCTTCGCCGAAGTCGATGATCCGGCGTCGCTTTATCTCTTTCAGGATCGCATGAACGCGCGTCCAAGCGGGCCGCTGCTTCCCAGTGACCGCCTCGTAGCGCTCAAGGAGCGCCATGGAGGTAATCTCGACCTCGCCAAAGTCGCCGATGTCAAAGCTGGTCACACCGCGCTCGAAAGCCTCACGGAGCGACAGTAGGATGACAGTCTCGTCCATCGGGAGACGTTTCTTGGCCTGGCTCTCAGCGGGCTTCAGCACAATGGTGAGATCACGTTCCGAGATGACCATTTCGAGGCCGAGAGCGTCGAAGAGATCGCTGAAATAGACCCGAAACCGAAGGATGAACTCGTAGAGGTTCTTGGAATTCCAGTCGTCGCGGAACAGCGTCTGCTGGGTGAGCATGCGGCTGGCGGCCGCGCGAAACTCAGACGCCTCGACGTCTTGGTTCTTCGGACGGGTGAGAAGATCTTCTAGGTCAAACAGCATCGGCATTGCTCCGCTCTTCCGGAGCAATACGCTCGATCTGGAAGTCCTTGCAGGTGGTGTATTTGGTCTCGAGGAGAGGACCGTCCTTGAAGGTCACTTTCCACCGAGAAGAGAGGTCGGAATCGGGAAGCGTCGCAATCATGCGCAGACGCTGGAAGATGAGAGCCTGCTCGGTGTCTTCGACTGTGAAGTCGGAGGCATCCATTGACGCGCGCGACCCAGCCGCCGCTTCAAGGTAGGATTCCACGCGTTCGGGCTTGATGTTGTGGCGCAAGAGGAATTCGCGCCTTCGGCGGTCGTATTCTTTGATGAGCGGGTTTGGCTCGCGAATGACCATCGCTGCGGGCTCGACCTTCTGAACGGCAGTCTTGGGTGTGGCGAGGTCGTCAGGCCCCCAGCAACGAGCATGGAGCGTGAAGTCGGATTCGACAGGCACCTCGGAGTCATCCGGCCCAAGTTCTGTAAGACCTTGGAGTATGCTGGTAATCCGCCCGGTGATCGAGGCGTCGACCTGCCCCATGTAGGCGATCGTGCGAGTGATGCGCTTTTCGAGGCGCATGCGGAATGCGTCGATATCCTCCAGCCGCTCTTCAACCCGCCAAAACACGGATTTGACCAGGTAGAGATGCTGCTCGACCTTGGCCCGGGCCTCCTCGGGCGTCGGAGCCAGCCCTTGGTCGAGATATCCCTTGGCGAATGCCGCGAGAAGCTCCTCATCGTCCTCGTAGAGGCTGATAGTGGCGATGATGGCATCGCGGTGCCGGAAGGGGTTGTTGCGCGTCTTGAGCGCCTTGTAATCGACAATCAGCGTCTTCTCGACGAACTGGTCGAAGAACTGGGCGAGGATGTGAGCGGGATCTGGTCGCGAGGTGATCTCCTTCTCGTAGAGACGGAGAGAGCCGACGATCGCTGTGAGGTGCTGCTGAAAGCGACGAGCCTGCTGCGCGCAAGTAGCGAGCGATGGGGCTTTGTCCTCAGGCTCTTCGCCCAGCCGCTCTACGACACTTTCGATGGAGGCTAGCGTTCCGCCGAAATGAATGGCCTCGCCCTTGTCGATATTGTCGAGGGCTTCGTAAAGCATCGAGACAGAGGCATCGATGTCGACGACGATGACGTATCCCTGCATGTGCTCGCCAAGCCAGCCGGCGTCGAGCAAGCGGCGATAGACGTTGGCCGGGTTCTGACTGAGGTCGGCATTGTGGGATTCGGCAGCGAATTCGTCTGCCATGTCTGCATTGCGACTGATCTCGACCGCGATGAAGGAGATGATGTCCTCCTTGCGATGAGTGCCGAAGGCCTCGCCGTCAAAGAACTCGTGATAGAGCGCGAGAAGGAGGCGAGCGTATGCGCGGCGCGCGGGTGAAGACAGCGGGCCAAAGAGTTGAGGCGGCAAGTGGGTGAACAGCGTGTCCCGCTGAACATCAGATACCCCTGCCCTCTCTGGCTTCGTCACACGCTGCACCCCTAATGCTGAAGGGATCTGGCTACATGACGCAGGTCCTTCTTGCATTCGACCATATAATCGATGATGGTGAACGGCAACATCGAATGTTGGCGATCACCAACACAAAGGGCGACGATTCAATGGTGAGGCCGAAAAGCTCCTCGACATCTAAGAGATTGAAGGTCGGATCGATTTTGGATCTCGCTCGCATTGTGAAGCAGCGACGGGATGAACTCGGCTGGTCGATTCTCCAGCTGGCGGAAACGGCTGGGACATCTCGGTTCTTTGTTTCCGATCTCGAGAACGGAAAACCGACCTGCCAATTCGACAAGATCATGGATGTTCTTGGCGCACTCCAGCTCAAAGTGGAGTTGCGCGCCAGCCGACCTGTTGCGGCAGCAGCGAAGCCCGCCGAGAGTTCTAATGACGAGAGGCGGGCTTTGAGCCTAGGTCCCGCAATACCTATCGAGAGCACTCACTCGGATCCGGAGAAAATCGGCTGTCTCGAGTGCGGTCGCCAGGTTAGGAGTTTGCCTCGCCACCTTCTCTCCGCTCATTCGATGAGGTCGCCAGAGTATCGGCGTCGGTGGAGGCTCCCTGCAGAATACGACATGCGTCCAACGGCGGTCGCTGCGGAAGCCGAGACTCGGCGGAAGGTGAAGAACGCACTGAAAGCCAAGGAGGCGAGTTGAGTTTGATGCTTGAACCAGTCGATCTCGATGCTTGGGCCGCGCAGAAGAAGGATATGTTCCGGGGCGGCGAAACGAAGAGGACGGGTGAAATACCGACCGATGACTGGGTGAATGATCGCTACCAGGGGCACCTTGGGGTGTGTTTGGAAGCAGCAATCGAGCACCTTCCTGCGGATGAGCGCCCTCTCTATGTAGAAGTCGGCAGCTGGCGCCCGAAAAATGCGAGAGATCTCTATCTCAAGGCTGTGTCCGATGGGGACAAACCGGAGCGGACATCGGTCCAAGGGCTCATAGTGGTGACCCGTCGGCGCGTTCTCGGGATTGAGCAGTACTCAGGCCGTCTAACCCGATTTGATAATCCTCCCTTCAGGGAGGGAGCGATCAATCTGGTCACGCACCTCGAAAAGCTGCACGGGCCGAATGGTCCGAATGGGATTGCGATCTCCTTCGGGAAGAAGGAGGTCGAGGTGGACGCGTCAACGATCGAAGACGTTGACCGCTTGTTTAAGGTGCTCTGTGAACTGACGGGGTCAGCGTAGGACCTGGGTGTTGGCCTCTAGCTGGTCGAGCAGGAGCTGGCTGTCGGCGAGCGATATCATCGATACCGTTGTGAAGACCAGAAAGCCCTCGTGCTCTGGGAGATAGACGCTGCGAAGAGAGACGTATGCTTTCTCGGCCTCGTAGTCGACGGAGCCGCTGACCTCTGCGGAAACGTATCCCCTCCACTTGTGAGCACTGGGGATGCTGATGGCAGTTGCGCCTACACCCTTGAGGCCTGCGCGGACGTTCTTCAGGACCGCGGTTGAGGGGTCAGAGAGGTCAACCTTCCCGGTCTGGATGCCATGGCTGTAATCACCGAAGCCAACATGAGCCCATTGCTTATCCGAAACGGTTTGCTCCAGCCGGTGGAAGTCGGACACCATCCCATTTTCGAGCGTGATGGTGTTGCTGACAGGCGTGAGTGCCCACGGCGCTAGTATGGACACATGGGCGTTCGGATATTTGTAGAGCCGTGGGGACGGATCCCAGACGGGGTTGAATAGCAACTCGGTCCGTCGGGTTCCGCCTTTGATGCCTGCAAGGGTCGTGGCGATGATATCTTCATTGATGAACATCGGGCCGTAGGCCGTCTGAAGGGGTGTGCCCTCGGCGGCCGCGGTGAGGATGCGATCGACGCTGGCGACGGACTCTTGGGCTTTCTCGCGATAGCTGGGGATGTCAGAAGCGCTGAGGCTGGCCTCGATGGCGGCATCGAGATTTTCGGAGCGAACGACGCGGCCGGCGCGCAAGCTGAGGTCGGCACTGTGCCAGGTCTCGTAACCGAGCTCTGCTGAGGGGCCGATGACCCTGTCGACGAGATCGGCGAGGAGCGCCTTGAATTCGACCAGCTGGCGGTCTTTGAACGGGATCGAGTCCCAGAACTCGCGATGCAAGTCCTCGGTGATGTAGCCATCGGCATTCCGAGCGATGAGCATGATTTCCTGCTGGCGCTCCGTCATGCGCGGCTGCTCGGCTGGTTGCTGCGGCTTTGGCTGCGCGTAGTAAATCGGCGGGGGTTTCGGGGCAGCCTGGGCGACAGCTTGGGTCGGCAGGATCGCGGCTATCAGCGCGAGGATGGCAAGTTTGATGCGCATGGGTCGTTTCTCCATGGAGGATAGGCGTACTGGGCCAGCCGGATTGTGCAAGAGCGGCAGTGGTTTAGGCGGCTGCCCGGACGAAGTCCTCTTCGACCTCACGCCGGAAGAGGTCGCGCATTGCCCAGCCGAGTGCGCGCGCCGGGTCGGCGGTGGCTGAGAACTGGCCCTTCACGCTGGCGCCGCAGCTCTCGTTGTGAAGCAGTTCGAACCGCCCCTTCCCCTTGCGCTTGACCCAATAGTCGGAGGTCTCGCTCTCATAAGCGATGACCCGTTCTGCGCTGTTGTCTGGACGCATCGTCGAATGGTCGATGCACAGGCAAACGAGCCAGGTTGCGCGACCGCGCACACCAGCCGCCGGCGCGAGGAGAAAGGATCCGTCGATTTCCGCGCAGGCGGCTTTGCAGTCCTCGAAGTTGCCGGACATCACCGCATGCGGGTCGGGGCCGATGTCATCACGGCGCATGAATGTGCGGCCGCTGATGCGGCAAAAGCCTTGGTCGTCGAACATATGGGTTCCTTCGCGATCGGTCATCGCAGGCTGCCAACGTGGCGCCAGCGCGAAGGAGTGAAACACTTTCCTTCCTACTGAACCTGCCCTTCAGGACAGAGTTCATTTAATCAGCGCGTAGCGTGCTTTTCATAACCTGGGCGAAAGGACTTCTGCCCGTAGGTTTTGACATACAGTGTCGGCTGTGACGAAAGCATTCTGGCAGGTCGCTTGAGATCGATGAAGCCGAAGTCCCGGGGAATCTGATTTGGCGTGAAGCCGCGAACCAATCCGAGCTCTGGATTGGCAAACAGCCCCGCCAAGCGATAGTCGAAGGTGGGGAGGTCAATTCTCGCTGATTGCCCTGCCGTTATGTACATCCTGGCGGCCTCCTGGTCTCCGACAGCCGTATTGTAATACCAGATCGCAATCATGTTCTGGCCGCTCAGGTTTCTTATCTCCATCTGAGCGATGTTGCCAGTAAGGGCCAGCGTCCGCTCAATCTTCCCGTTTGCCGGGAATGGCGTGTCATAAGCCAGTCCATTTGACTGGGAAGGGCGGACAGGCGTTTCGACGCGCGGCGGCTGTGTCAGTTGAATTGGGGTTGGCGTCTGCGGAATTGTTGGAGAAACATATCGAGGCTCTATCTTCTCGATCTGAGATGACTTGCCAGCAAATGTAGAAAGAAGCGCGCCACCCCCTAGGAGGAGAACCACTATCCCAGCGGCCTGACTAGCCTGTCTGGATTTGATGGTTTTCAGATAGCTGGGCTTCTTGGAGCGTGTGATCAGAAGGCATCCAGCATATGCCATCACAAGGCAGCCGATGAAGCTGAGAAGCGGGGAGAGAAAGGCCATTAT
It encodes:
- a CDS encoding DUF4194 domain-containing protein is translated as MPMLFDLEDLLTRPKNQDVEASEFRAAASRMLTQQTLFRDDWNSKNLYEFILRFRVYFSDLFDALGLEMVISERDLTIVLKPAESQAKKRLPMDETVILLSLREAFERGVTSFDIGDFGEVEITSMALLERYEAVTGKQRPAWTRVHAILKEIKRRRIIDFGEEFPEESGVSIIVRPSIREITGEGYLTRIEDFIAAQSPAEVLTSTDREERATDKESLTVAAEDEPVAENDSAIPEQLPEAEPTEELPE
- a CDS encoding MucR family transcriptional regulator; the protein is MTQVLLAFDHIIDDGERQHRMLAITNTKGDDSMVRPKSSSTSKRLKVGSILDLARIVKQRRDELGWSILQLAETAGTSRFFVSDLENGKPTCQFDKIMDVLGALQLKVELRASRPVAAAAKPAESSNDERRALSLGPAIPIESTHSDPEKIGCLECGRQVRSLPRHLLSAHSMRSPEYRRRWRLPAEYDMRPTAVAAEAETRRKVKNALKAKEAS
- a CDS encoding Wadjet anti-phage system protein JetA family protein; translation: MTKPERAGVSDVQRDTLFTHLPPQLFGPLSSPARRAYARLLLALYHEFFDGEAFGTHRKEDIISFIAVEISRNADMADEFAAESHNADLSQNPANVYRRLLDAGWLGEHMQGYVIVVDIDASVSMLYEALDNIDKGEAIHFGGTLASIESVVERLGEEPEDKAPSLATCAQQARRFQQHLTAIVGSLRLYEKEITSRPDPAHILAQFFDQFVEKTLIVDYKALKTRNNPFRHRDAIIATISLYEDDEELLAAFAKGYLDQGLAPTPEEARAKVEQHLYLVKSVFWRVEERLEDIDAFRMRLEKRITRTIAYMGQVDASITGRITSILQGLTELGPDDSEVPVESDFTLHARCWGPDDLATPKTAVQKVEPAAMVIREPNPLIKEYDRRRREFLLRHNIKPERVESYLEAAAGSRASMDASDFTVEDTEQALIFQRLRMIATLPDSDLSSRWKVTFKDGPLLETKYTTCKDFQIERIAPEERSNADAV